The region AATCCCATTCTATCTAGCCTACTTCTTTTGGTTGAATTCAGGATATATTTCCATTCTCCCCATCAACTTTCTTTTCTCAATTTCCCCTCCTCTCCTATCTCACCCCTCCCAATCTATGCCTCATTGCTTtttgcttctcttctttcctGTCTTTCTCCCCCTATCCTTGCTCTATCCTGTTCTCTTTTACTTGATCCCTTCCATACACTATGCAATCCATTTCTCaacccttctccccccccccctctctctctctttcctctcttCCATATTCCACTCGCCTCACTTTCCCATGTCTTCCACTCCTCCTGTTCTGCTCAGATGCTAACGCAAGGAACAACATGAAGCAGTTCTGGGAGGGGCATTCCTCCGATGGTAGCCTGGAGGAGATGATGCTTGACTCCAATGCCTCTATCCTCACCAAACACGAACTCCCGGAGGTCATGTCTTTACTACCAGACCTTAAAGGGAAAAGGGTCCTGGAACTTGGGTCAGGAATCGGGTAAGTTGATCAGTAAAGCACCTTGACAAAATCATGTCCTTTGGCTGAGCCACATGCAGAATTTCACATTGGCTTTCATGATAAGCAAAGTAAGTTGATATACTTCTTGGAAAAATTACACAGGGGCTGGGGGCGATTTAGTCCCAAAATgttcaaaagagccctggaaactaAAAAAAGGAGCTCGGGGAAATCCTGGGGGGAGGTATTCAGTATAAATGTCCCCATCCATCGCAAGTTAAGCTTATCCATTGTTGCAGATGTAGGCCTTAACAAAGGcataatttgtgaaaagtagcctcccaaaataaaaatgaaaattattttttttgccgAACACTTGTGTGGCACATGATGGCCTGGTGGGCCAGCCTTAGAAAAGCCAGGCGAACACTCTGAGCACACTGCAGAATGAACGTACATGTGCCCTATAAGTTGcattagtattatcatttttcttttttgctttttttttaatgattccaAACCAACCGATATATCagatataatatattttgttggTCTCCACTTGAATTTGCCAGTACGACTGTAACGTAAATCTTTGACTTgcgtttatttcatttttttatgtagcCGTTTCACTGGTATTCTTGCTGAAGCAAGTGGTCATGTGACAGCTGTTGACTTCATGACTTCATTTGTTGAGAAGAATCGAGAGGTCAATGGTCACAGGAGTAACGTTGACTTCAAACAGGCCGATGTGATGACTCTAGATCTCCCGCTAAACAGGTAGAATGAGATAAAAGTGCTTTCTTCTCAAGGAAAAGTGAACTAGATATGTTTATTCTCTATTTAAAGCAAAGCTTACAGTGGTTTCCAAATGggtaaacaaaatatgaatggatggatggatgagaagaacaataatgataacaataataaaaaattgagTATAACTTGTAATATCATAACGAAGTGAATGTATTTATCCAGCTATATGCATCACAGTTGATGAGCGCATTAGACTGCAGCATTTAATACTACTAGTGCATTTaggtataaaaaatatttggttatACAACTAGTGCCattcaaaaaatattattttgtgttatttcAGCTATTGAATAAACAATTAAATGATGACAAATCATctaattgtttattttcatttgaggACTATGATCAAGTTCAATCATTTTTGTATTCCAGTTATGATGTGATCTTTTCCAACTGGCTCTTCATGTACCTATCGAATGAGGAGCTCCTTGCTCTTGCCACTCGTCTTCTTGGATGGCTGAAAGATGGAGGTCACTTGTTTTTCAGAGAGTCCTGCTTTCATCAGTCAGGTATTGCCAATTTGATTCGACGATGAACTTGCAAagattacatttaaaaaagagCTGGAACCCTGTGGctttaatattctttttgtGACAATGATATGAATGGGAGAATATAGAAACTGATCCACTACAAATTCGTCCCTCTTCATTCATTCCCTGAcattaaaattataataatcagCTGAAAGAGTTAGGCTGTCGACCAGTAGAAATGGCTTGGCTGACAGACAGCAGAACTGCACCAAGTTCATTTTGGTCATTGTCAATGATTTATTTACAAACTTTCACAATTACTCTGAGTCATTCTCTCTCACAATCGGcatcttaaaaaaatacttaagtTAATCTTTGATACATTGAAAATAAGGAACCAATTAATAATAGCCTCTGCATTGTGTGGTATAGCATTGTTGGATTTGTAAATCTGTTCCTGCATATTCAAGgggatggtacatgtatatcacagtCTCTATACGTTTGTGAATTTGAGATACAAATAAAACATACTATTCCTAATGTAACCCTGGAACCCAAACATACATGCACATTGCAAAATTTGTGTAATTTATGACATCTGTAcatttgtcaagtgaaacataTCCCAACTATAATGGACCATTTGCTTTATTTGCTTTACTTTCATCTACTCTTAGGTGACAAGAGTCGTAACTTCAACCCAACCCAGTACCGTAAGCCCCGTGACTACAACTCAATCTTCCAAGGCACCAGTAGCAGCGTGAACCAGAACGAGGGCGCCCTTTCATATGGATTTCAGCTCATTATGTGCCGAAGCATCCAGTCATATATCAAGGTAGGCCTATACTTAAAATCTATAAATTATCAGCAGTGATTATTCATAAAGAGGTATGGGACACTGacataaaaataaacttaaaaaatagcagaaaattgcatttgtttcccctgatttgaaaaaaaaacatgtttatgaATAGCACTTTCAACAAATCCTCTCCCAAATTTTGCCATGTCCAATTACAGCTGAAGAACAACCCTAACCAGTACAGCTGGTTGTGGCAGAAGACCCAACAGGATGTGGATGCTAACCATGGCTTCAAATCATTCCAGCAGTTCCTTGACAGCAGACAGTATTCCCTCAACAGTATCCTCAGGTATGAGAAGGTCTTTGGAGATGGTTACGTCAGCACTGGTGGGCCAGAGACTACACATGTGAGTATAGTCTGTGTTAGTTAGTCTGCGCCTCATATAGTCTTATACCACTTTttctaaacccatttggtctatcaaTGTGGTATacttgccatttggtctacattacatactgatttctaaagccCTGTTCTTAGTCTAATTACAAAGTCGTCTAATTATTTTGCAATATGTCCAATAAAAGTTTTGTTTCATGACCAGTTCATCTCATTTTATAGATTATGTTATTGGGCCAAGTGGAGATTATATGAAATGGATATAGCCTAACTAGAAATTAGAAAAAGTAATAAATGGGATAAAAGGCAAAAGACCAAATGGATagtagacaaactggttgtAGATGAAGTCAGATTAGACCATGCGGGATAAGACCAAACGGAAAATACATGAAGCGGATGTAGACCAATTGACACTTTACCAAGAGTATTACTGTTCGACaatggaaaagaaaacaagtgagatatgaaggagaaaaattatatattttctgaacggggcatttttttcaaatttctgttttCAACTTCCGTCAGAACAGAATTAAACCTTGTCattgaaaccaattttaaattaaggttttcttttttaattttttttaatgtttaattttggttatattttgaatgatccctttttctttcttttttttgttgggggggggctaCCCTTTTCCCCACATATTTCTTACTTGTGATATAtctgtaaaatcattttcattcaatcaGCTAGCTATTATCATTATGCACTAGCATAGTTTGAAGGGGGCTATATAGGAATAAGAGTAAGGTTGGAAGGTTGAGCGataatttgcatgatggtaatACTAATAGGCTTTTATATGGTGTCATCTATCAAAAATAATCTTTTTCAAGGTGCACTGTTATTTAGCTTGAGCTACTTTGTCCAGTGCTGTGCAAGGatttaatcctgccaggtatcCATTCACCTCGACTAGGTTAAGTGCAGCAGAATATGGATCGATTTCTTGCTATAGGAACTGTCtgcatggctgggatttgaacccaaaagtctctttttcaaagtctggagaatGATTGATTGTGCCAAATGCAccaaaatgtcatattttactatCATGAAATctattattctttctttctttctgatcTTATAGGAGTTTCTTGAGATGCTTGGACTGAAAGAAGGTCAGATGGTCCTTGATGTAGGGTGTGGCATCGGAGGAGGTGACTTCTACATGGCGGATGTAAGAGGATTTAGATGATATGATTTCTAAACCCATGCTTGTATAATTATGAAGCATTTATATGTAGCATTTGCCAATTTGTACTGCCTTTGTTGTTTCTCCACACACTTAAGATTGATGGAGGATGTGTAGTGATTTTGGGGTGGTATATCCATCCTTTTCTTTCTGAGTCCATCCTGTATTTACATTAGTGGTATTTTGACAAATTGTTTTATACCTGGCTCATGTATGTACTTGGGAGAGACAAAGATCTTGGCAAAGCTGCCAAGTAGttctgattttcagtatttagttcTGGAAAAGGGGAATACTGAAGGTTTCATGCAGAATAGGCCTGCTGATATctaaaatttctttgaaaatactgatttcctcaccaaaatatttattttcagctTAAAATACTGACACAT is a window of Lytechinus variegatus isolate NC3 chromosome 2, Lvar_3.0, whole genome shotgun sequence DNA encoding:
- the LOC121407134 gene encoding phosphoethanolamine N-methyltransferase-like, which encodes MDFSNANARNNMKQFWEGHSSDGSLEEMMLDSNASILTKHELPEVMSLLPDLKGKRVLELGSGIGRFTGILAEASGHVTAVDFMTSFVEKNREVNGHRSNVDFKQADVMTLDLPLNSYDVIFSNWLFMYLSNEELLALATRLLGWLKDGGHLFFRESCFHQSGDKSRNFNPTQYRKPRDYNSIFQGTSSSVNQNEGALSYGFQLIMCRSIQSYIKLKNNPNQYSWLWQKTQQDVDANHGFKSFQQFLDSRQYSLNSILRYEKVFGDGYVSTGGPETTHEFLEMLGLKEGQMVLDVGCGIGGGDFYMADKYSVNVDGIDLSSNMIEVAMDRAQGQNQPKVIFEIGDITKREYNPESFHVIYSRDTLLHIQDKPAIFKKFLTWLRPGGKLLISDYCCGELPHSDAFKAYVAQRGYTLYTPARYGQLLEEAGFVSVKAEDRTWQFKDMLQKELNRMMDPNLDILKGFTEEDVRALQDGWRSKIERVDAGNQKWGLFYAEKSA